The following are from one region of the Acidobacteriota bacterium genome:
- a CDS encoding glycosyltransferase family 2 protein, translating to MPDKTPGPALSIILVNYNGGLFLQVCLDAVHERTRNMDVEVIVVDNGSTDGSPEAAEAAYPWVRIIRNEGNPGFSAANNRGWRACRGKHILFMNTDVVLAAGTLERLRDGLDEDPAIGAAGPALLQGPGIYQVSYGKKNTFFRELFRKSLLNRRLRRTAGRGRNVSSVDWVSGAFLLVRREALEKAGGFDEKFFLYFEDIDLCLRIKQAGWKVVYAPGAPSFHEGGASAAAAPLRARYEYRKSQILFYRKHNSALSLALLKAYLGLSFLFLPRKPPPGRETDPVRSDFLRLLKNRGDSP from the coding sequence TTGCCTGATAAAACGCCCGGACCCGCTCTGTCCATCATCCTGGTGAACTATAACGGCGGGCTGTTTCTTCAGGTCTGTCTGGATGCCGTCCACGAACGGACCCGGAACATGGATGTCGAAGTCATCGTCGTCGACAACGGCTCGACGGACGGAAGTCCGGAGGCGGCGGAGGCCGCCTATCCCTGGGTGCGCATCATCCGGAATGAAGGCAATCCGGGTTTCAGCGCCGCAAACAACCGGGGTTGGCGCGCCTGCCGCGGAAAGCATATTCTTTTTATGAATACCGATGTCGTTCTCGCCGCCGGAACATTGGAGCGGCTCCGCGACGGTCTGGATGAAGATCCGGCGATTGGGGCGGCCGGCCCGGCCCTCCTGCAGGGACCCGGGATCTACCAGGTGTCGTATGGGAAAAAGAACACATTTTTCCGGGAGCTTTTCCGCAAGTCCCTGCTCAACCGCCGCCTTCGCCGGACCGCGGGACGAGGCCGGAACGTCAGCTCCGTCGATTGGGTGAGCGGCGCTTTTCTTCTCGTCCGGCGCGAGGCGTTGGAGAAAGCCGGCGGCTTCGACGAAAAGTTTTTCCTTTATTTCGAGGATATCGATCTTTGCCTGCGTATCAAGCAGGCTGGCTGGAAGGTCGTCTACGCGCCGGGAGCGCCGTCCTTTCACGAAGGGGGAGCCTCGGCCGCGGCCGCTCCTTTGCGGGCCCGGTACGAATACCGGAAAAGCCAGATTCTGTTCTACCGCAAGCACAACTCCGCCCTGTCTCTGGCCCTGCTCAAGGCCTACCTGGGGCTGAGTTTCCTGTTCCTGCCGCGGAAGCCGCCGCCCGGACGGGAAACCGACCCGGTCCGCTCGGACTTCCTCCGGCTTCTGAAAAACAGGGGAGACTCGCCATGA
- a CDS encoding glycosyltransferase, with protein MRRLRVLEMIDRPFLGGGQITVFNLAAGLDPESFETAVCSGGGGPLEAELRQRGIPHIPFDFPRVPGRGVRKLAAVLEEGRFDIVHTHGGVAGLAGRAAAHRARIPAVVHTLHGIHYLHYRNPVLKRAMIVLERRCSKSTDAVVVVSEADRAAARRLRLAPPERIKLIRNGVPTRPEPAAAIKDKLRRDLGLEGGPVVGAVSRLHRQKGVIHFIGAAARILRERPDARFVVVGGGPLRKAIEAAIGRAGLCGKFRLAAERPDARDILSLFDVFVLPSLWEGLPYVLVEAAALGKPIVVTDIDGVREVLKDGETGLRVPVADPEALARAVLRLLDDGDLAARLGNNARAAIPKLFSMDRMMEETGALYLEIRGGL; from the coding sequence ATGAGACGGCTTCGAGTTCTGGAAATGATCGACCGGCCGTTTCTCGGCGGCGGGCAGATCACCGTTTTCAATCTGGCCGCGGGACTGGATCCGGAAAGCTTCGAAACCGCCGTCTGTTCGGGCGGGGGAGGGCCGCTTGAAGCGGAACTCCGGCAACGCGGCATCCCGCATATCCCCTTCGATTTTCCGCGGGTCCCGGGCCGGGGTGTCCGGAAGCTGGCCGCCGTTCTCGAAGAGGGACGGTTTGATATCGTTCACACACATGGCGGCGTGGCCGGCCTGGCAGGCCGGGCGGCTGCGCATCGAGCCCGCATCCCCGCCGTCGTCCATACGCTCCACGGCATCCATTACCTCCACTACCGGAACCCGGTTCTCAAGCGGGCCATGATCGTCCTGGAACGGCGGTGTTCGAAATCGACCGACGCCGTCGTTGTTGTTTCGGAAGCCGACAGGGCCGCGGCCCGGCGTTTGCGTCTGGCGCCGCCCGAGCGCATCAAACTCATCCGAAACGGCGTCCCAACCCGGCCTGAACCCGCGGCCGCGATCAAGGACAAACTGCGGCGGGATCTCGGCCTGGAGGGCGGTCCGGTCGTCGGCGCCGTGTCCCGGCTCCACCGGCAGAAGGGCGTCATTCATTTTATCGGGGCGGCGGCCCGGATCCTTCGAGAACGGCCCGATGCCCGGTTCGTCGTGGTCGGCGGAGGACCTCTGCGGAAGGCGATCGAGGCGGCGATCGGGAGAGCCGGGCTTTGCGGAAAATTCCGGCTGGCCGCAGAGCGCCCGGATGCCCGGGATATCCTGTCTCTTTTCGACGTCTTTGTCTTGCCTTCCCTGTGGGAGGGACTGCCTTATGTCCTGGTCGAGGCCGCGGCTCTGGGCAAACCCATCGTCGTCACGGACATCGACGGCGTTCGCGAGGTCCTGAAGGACGGTGAGACGGGACTCCGGGTTCCCGTCGCGGATCCTGAGGCCCTGGCCCGGGCCGTCCTCCGCCTGTTGGACGACGGGGACCTGGCCGCCCGCCTCGGCAACAACGCGCGGGCCGCCATCCCCAAACTGTTTTCCATGGACCGCATGATGGAGGAAACCGGAGCTCTGTATCTTGAAATCCGCGGCGGGTTGTGA
- a CDS encoding glycosyltransferase codes for MENARVALVHDWLTGLRGGEKVLEVLAEIFPRAVIHTLLHIPGSQPKAIENLEIRTAFIQKLPFVRKKYRSYLPLFPLAVELFDLQEFDLVVSSSHCVAKGAIPRPDALHVSYVHSPVRYAWNQYSAYFSSTRLSPLGRWTIPPVIHYLRLWDVASSARVDHFAANSVNVARRIEKYYRRPAEVVHPPVDTEFFTPGEDGRKDDYDLIVSALVPYKRLDLAVAAYNKLGRRLVIVGTGPESRRLRKAARSNIAFVDRVDDVELRRLYRGARTFLLPGEEDFGIAVLEAQACGTPVVALGRGGALETVVPGETGLLFNESSVAALLRVLDKFDGFAFNKAAARSNAMKFSRQVFKEKMSGFLRAKWKAAGFADR; via the coding sequence ATGGAAAATGCCCGGGTCGCCCTGGTTCACGACTGGCTGACGGGCCTCAGAGGCGGGGAAAAGGTCCTCGAGGTTCTGGCCGAAATCTTTCCCCGGGCCGTGATCCATACGCTGCTCCATATTCCGGGCAGCCAACCCAAGGCCATCGAGAACCTGGAAATCCGGACGGCGTTCATCCAGAAGCTTCCCTTCGTCCGAAAAAAATACCGTTCCTATCTGCCGCTTTTTCCTCTTGCGGTCGAACTCTTCGACCTTCAGGAATTCGACCTGGTCGTCTCGTCCTCCCACTGCGTGGCCAAAGGCGCCATCCCCCGGCCCGATGCCCTGCATGTTTCCTATGTCCATTCTCCGGTCAGATACGCCTGGAACCAGTACTCCGCCTATTTCTCCTCCACCCGGTTGTCTCCTCTCGGCCGATGGACGATTCCGCCCGTCATTCACTACCTGAGGCTCTGGGACGTCGCCTCTTCCGCCCGGGTCGACCATTTCGCGGCCAATTCGGTCAATGTCGCCCGGCGCATCGAAAAATATTACCGCCGGCCGGCCGAGGTCGTCCACCCGCCGGTGGACACGGAGTTCTTCACGCCCGGCGAAGACGGCCGCAAGGACGACTACGACCTGATCGTCTCGGCCCTCGTGCCCTACAAGCGGCTCGATCTGGCGGTCGCCGCATACAATAAGTTGGGCCGGAGGCTCGTCATTGTCGGGACGGGACCGGAATCCCGCCGTCTGCGCAAGGCCGCCCGATCGAATATCGCCTTCGTCGACCGTGTCGATGATGTCGAGCTCCGCCGCTTGTATCGGGGGGCGCGGACCTTTCTTCTGCCGGGTGAGGAGGATTTCGGGATCGCCGTGCTGGAGGCTCAGGCCTGCGGCACGCCCGTTGTCGCCCTGGGCCGCGGAGGGGCCCTGGAGACCGTCGTTCCCGGAGAGACCGGACTTCTCTTCAACGAGTCCTCGGTCGCCGCCCTCCTTCGCGTCCTTGACAAATTCGACGGCTTCGCATTTAATAAGGCCGCCGCTCGATCCAACGCCATGAAATTTTCCAGACAGGTTTTCAAGGAGAAGATGTCCGGTTTCCTCCGGGCCAAATGGAAGGCCGCCGGCTTCGCCGACCGATGA
- a CDS encoding undecaprenyl-phosphate glucose phosphotransferase, with translation MINEKKVRLILLYITSDVLAILCSFFYSYAFRFHAYIVPVDPVKGIPTLKSYAMVFPLFLALHLAIFYLQGFYRSRLKRTQIDDFFSIVLNAVLTTLAALALLSYWSVYGSGGADPAFEISRGFLVVYFAAVIITITFLRSQIYFFMKRRYARGLNLTNVLIVGAGDMGRALAQKLVLYHDLGFAVKGFLDDDKPEGKIIDVDGGVTILGRLSDLDRVIGEQDIHDIYVALDLSNYARILEIFRIVNKHSVNVRLIPDLFQLLTLKANVQDLDGFPVISIDDVPLRGIRRAFKRIFDIVASAVLLIILSPLFLVVALLVKLTSRGPVFYKQVRVGLDGRKFTIIKFRTMVCDAEACSGPVMSCPDDPRMTRIGRVLRKYSIDEFPQLANVLRGHMSLVGPRPERPAFVKDFVERIPKYMLRHKVKSGITGWAQVHGLRQDTSIEKRLEYDFFYIQNWSFSLDLKILWKTLRKGFIDKSL, from the coding sequence ATGATCAACGAAAAAAAAGTCCGGCTGATCCTGCTCTACATTACGAGCGATGTCCTGGCCATCCTGTGCTCGTTTTTCTACTCCTACGCCTTCCGGTTTCATGCCTATATCGTTCCCGTCGACCCGGTCAAGGGCATTCCCACGCTCAAGTCCTATGCGATGGTCTTTCCGTTGTTTCTCGCCCTTCATCTGGCGATTTTCTACCTGCAGGGCTTTTACCGCTCGCGCCTCAAGCGGACCCAGATCGACGATTTCTTCTCCATCGTTTTGAACGCCGTCCTGACGACGCTGGCCGCCCTGGCTCTCCTGAGCTACTGGAGCGTCTACGGAAGCGGCGGAGCCGATCCGGCCTTCGAAATTTCTCGGGGCTTTCTGGTCGTCTATTTCGCGGCCGTCATCATCACCATCACCTTCCTCAGAAGCCAGATCTACTTTTTCATGAAGCGCCGCTATGCCCGGGGCCTCAATCTGACCAACGTCCTGATCGTCGGGGCGGGGGACATGGGCCGGGCCCTGGCCCAGAAACTCGTGCTTTACCATGACCTCGGCTTTGCGGTCAAGGGATTCCTCGACGACGACAAACCCGAGGGCAAAATCATCGACGTCGACGGCGGCGTGACCATTCTCGGCCGCCTGTCCGATCTGGACCGGGTGATCGGGGAGCAGGACATTCACGACATCTATGTGGCTCTCGATCTTTCGAACTACGCCCGGATTCTCGAAATCTTCCGGATCGTCAACAAGCATTCCGTCAATGTCCGCCTGATTCCCGACCTGTTCCAGTTGCTGACGCTCAAGGCCAACGTCCAGGACCTGGACGGATTTCCCGTGATCTCCATCGACGATGTGCCCTTGAGAGGCATCCGGAGGGCCTTCAAGAGGATCTTTGATATCGTCGCCTCGGCCGTGCTTCTGATCATCCTGTCGCCGCTGTTCCTGGTCGTCGCCCTGCTGGTCAAATTGACCTCGCGGGGCCCTGTTTTTTACAAACAGGTCCGGGTCGGGCTCGACGGCCGGAAATTCACGATCATCAAGTTCCGGACCATGGTCTGCGATGCCGAGGCCTGCTCCGGGCCGGTCATGAGCTGCCCGGACGATCCGCGGATGACGCGAATCGGCCGCGTCCTCAGAAAATACAGCATCGATGAATTTCCCCAGCTCGCCAATGTTCTCAGGGGCCATATGAGCCTGGTCGGCCCGCGTCCGGAACGGCCGGCGTTCGTCAAGGATTTCGTGGAACGGATCCCCAAATACATGCTCCGCCACAAGGTCAAGTCGGGGATCACCGGTTGGGCCCAGGTCCACGGCCTGCGGCAGGACACGTCCATCGAGAAGAGGCTCGAATACGATTTCTTTTATATCCAGAACTGGTCGTTCTCGCTGGATTTGAAGATCCTCTGGAAAACGCTCCGGAAGGGATTCATTGACAAATCCCTCTAG
- a CDS encoding DUF6305 family protein, with the protein MTLLRIVLTAAVVLVFTSPVPLPASGQNANGLFEAPLLITSAGQSPDVQLAVILAKRAGIDHTLSKVAAAGDLAGGAKSLAVVVGASLKGLGAAGIDTAKEKDRVKDLLAEAAKRNIPVLVLHLGGEQRRGQLTDEMIVEVLPSAAWALVLKSGNHDGLFTRICEENDIPLVEIEKTAEGAEPLKSVFKPKD; encoded by the coding sequence ATGACGCTGTTGCGAATCGTTCTCACGGCCGCGGTCGTTCTTGTTTTCACGTCGCCTGTTCCCCTCCCGGCTTCGGGGCAGAATGCGAACGGTCTTTTTGAGGCACCGCTTCTCATCACCTCGGCCGGACAGAGCCCGGACGTCCAACTGGCCGTCATCCTGGCCAAGCGGGCCGGGATCGACCATACTCTGTCCAAAGTCGCCGCGGCCGGCGACCTGGCCGGCGGCGCAAAAAGCCTGGCCGTTGTTGTCGGGGCCAGCCTGAAGGGCCTCGGAGCGGCGGGAATCGACACGGCCAAAGAGAAAGACAGGGTCAAAGACCTGCTGGCCGAGGCCGCAAAAAGAAACATCCCGGTTCTTGTCCTGCATCTCGGCGGAGAACAGCGCCGGGGCCAGCTCACCGACGAAATGATCGTCGAGGTTCTCCCCTCCGCAGCCTGGGCCCTTGTCCTCAAATCCGGAAACCACGACGGGCTGTTCACCCGGATATGTGAAGAAAACGACATCCCTCTGGTTGAGATCGAAAAGACGGCCGAAGGCGCCGAGCCGCTGAAGTCCGTCTTCAAACCGAAGGATTAG
- a CDS encoding TRAP transporter large permease subunit, whose translation MLEAFVFIIMAAVFVLAAAAVRIPIGASLFLAAAAGALTGGRGLPVRHLVEGGFGFFDVMLIILSAVLFMKVFQASGGLDSLAASLLKTFYRRKALLLFTSALLVMFPGMITGSSTAGVLTSGPLVAPVLMRLGLPRLKTGAFIAMTAILGMIAPPINILVMIMGGGVDMPYVGVTIPLLLIVIPPAVIIPLWIGLRDIRAVDEKEMTAILPRSFFPEFGWRLYLPLAVVVGLMLGQRLLVKIMPDIGIPGIFMVGSLLGLVCGRRFNLWAAARKAVDEAMPILAILAGVGMFIQVMTLTGARGWIVMALLSLPSAFLYPAIALGLAGFGGISSYGASSILGVPFILAMIEKNAVLTSTALSAVAGLGDLVPPTALAGIFAAQVVEEENYMRILKYCLVPALFIMAAGLGVLLLAPYIDKVI comes from the coding sequence GTGCTGGAAGCCTTCGTTTTCATTATCATGGCGGCCGTCTTCGTTCTGGCCGCGGCGGCGGTCCGGATTCCGATCGGTGCAAGCCTCTTTCTTGCGGCCGCGGCCGGTGCGCTCACTGGGGGACGGGGCCTTCCGGTCCGCCATCTCGTCGAAGGCGGCTTCGGCTTCTTCGACGTCATGCTCATCATTCTCTCGGCCGTCCTCTTCATGAAGGTCTTCCAGGCCTCGGGCGGTCTCGACAGCCTGGCTGCGTCGCTGCTGAAAACATTTTACCGGAGAAAGGCCCTCCTTCTGTTCACGTCGGCCCTTCTGGTCATGTTTCCCGGAATGATCACGGGCTCGTCGACGGCCGGCGTCCTGACCTCGGGTCCGCTTGTTGCGCCCGTGCTCATGAGACTGGGATTGCCGCGTCTCAAGACGGGGGCGTTCATCGCCATGACCGCCATTCTGGGGATGATCGCCCCGCCCATCAACATCCTGGTCATGATCATGGGCGGCGGCGTGGACATGCCGTATGTCGGCGTCACGATTCCGCTTCTTCTGATCGTCATCCCGCCGGCTGTGATCATTCCCCTGTGGATCGGGCTTCGGGATATCCGGGCCGTCGACGAGAAAGAGATGACGGCCATTCTGCCCCGGTCTTTTTTCCCGGAGTTCGGTTGGCGCCTTTATCTGCCGCTCGCCGTGGTCGTGGGTCTCATGCTGGGGCAGCGGCTCCTCGTCAAGATCATGCCGGACATCGGCATCCCGGGCATTTTCATGGTGGGAAGCCTTCTCGGCCTTGTCTGCGGGCGGCGGTTCAACCTGTGGGCGGCGGCCCGGAAGGCGGTCGATGAGGCCATGCCCATCCTGGCCATCCTGGCCGGAGTCGGCATGTTCATTCAGGTCATGACGCTGACCGGGGCCCGGGGCTGGATCGTCATGGCCCTGCTGTCTCTGCCGAGCGCGTTTCTCTATCCGGCGATCGCCCTGGGGCTCGCCGGATTCGGAGGCATCTCGTCCTACGGGGCGAGCTCCATTCTGGGCGTGCCCTTCATTCTGGCCATGATTGAAAAGAACGCCGTTCTGACGTCGACGGCCCTCTCGGCCGTGGCCGGATTGGGGGATCTCGTCCCGCCGACGGCCCTGGCCGGAATTTTCGCAGCCCAGGTCGTCGAGGAGGAGAATTACATGCGCATCCTCAAATACTGCCTTGTCCCGGCCCTCTTCATCATGGCCGCCGGTCTCGGCGTCCTCCTCCTGGCTCCTTATATTGATAAGGTGATATGA
- a CDS encoding succinylglutamate desuccinylase: MIGDWKGNRWTAAGLFALGLTAAIVSAAAFRSMKNVEPIHPAPGLTRQARLSDYFAGLRGTAGDTDVFIFEGEEPGGAVLIAGGVHANEPAGFVASVLIAENLSVTSGKVVVIPRANASAFTCSDPQEGYPQRFDIEVPGGRRTFRLGSRLTNPVHQWPDPTLYENPAGQMLSGAEVRNLNRSFPGRAAGTLTEKIAFGIMELIRREEIDIGIDLHESSPEYPVINAIVFHEDSADVAALAQMNLQFEGLDLRLEASPPNLRGLSHREWGDAAGIRAVLLETPNPVQGRLKGRTDEALVVEGKDKFYLKAASLGRLFTPYDEGGVPMSVRVARHLAGVRALLESLAETDPDKTVEFAGLPDWTEVLERGAGAFLLFPMK, translated from the coding sequence GTGATTGGAGACTGGAAAGGCAACCGGTGGACGGCGGCGGGTCTTTTTGCGCTCGGGCTGACCGCGGCCATCGTCTCGGCGGCGGCCTTCCGAAGCATGAAAAACGTCGAGCCGATCCATCCCGCCCCGGGATTGACGCGGCAAGCGAGACTCAGCGATTACTTCGCGGGCCTTCGGGGAACGGCGGGTGACACCGATGTTTTTATTTTCGAAGGAGAAGAGCCGGGCGGCGCCGTTTTGATTGCCGGCGGCGTCCACGCCAATGAGCCGGCCGGATTCGTCGCTTCGGTGCTGATCGCCGAGAATCTCAGTGTGACGTCCGGCAAGGTTGTCGTCATTCCCCGGGCCAACGCCAGCGCGTTTACCTGCAGCGATCCCCAGGAAGGTTATCCTCAGAGATTCGACATCGAGGTCCCGGGCGGACGCCGCACTTTCCGTCTGGGCTCGCGTTTGACCAACCCCGTCCACCAGTGGCCCGACCCCACACTCTATGAGAATCCGGCCGGGCAGATGCTCTCTGGCGCCGAGGTCCGAAACCTCAACCGGTCCTTTCCCGGCCGTGCCGCCGGAACCCTGACCGAAAAAATCGCCTTCGGGATCATGGAGCTCATTCGCAGGGAAGAGATCGACATCGGCATCGATCTTCATGAGTCGTCGCCCGAATACCCGGTCATCAATGCCATCGTCTTTCACGAAGACAGCGCCGATGTCGCCGCCCTGGCCCAGATGAATCTCCAATTCGAAGGTCTGGATTTGCGCCTCGAAGCCTCGCCGCCCAATCTGCGCGGCCTGAGCCACCGCGAATGGGGCGATGCGGCCGGAATTCGGGCTGTCCTTCTCGAGACTCCCAATCCCGTCCAGGGACGGCTCAAAGGGCGGACGGATGAAGCGCTTGTCGTCGAGGGAAAGGACAAGTTCTACCTGAAAGCCGCATCGCTCGGACGCCTTTTTACGCCCTATGACGAGGGCGGAGTTCCCATGAGCGTCCGCGTCGCCCGCCATCTGGCCGGCGTCCGGGCCCTCCTCGAAAGCCTGGCCGAGACGGACCCTGATAAAACCGTCGAATTCGCCGGTCTTCCGGATTGGACCGAAGTCCTCGAGCGCGGCGCCGGCGCCTTTCTCCTATTTCCAATGAAATAA
- a CDS encoding Na+/H+ antiporter NhaC family protein, giving the protein MTKARRTLNTYALVFAIIVFVAVLTWVVPGGVYERQVVDGREVVKADSFQRVPAKPQGPFAVLIAPVRGFADPSVALIVGFVLIVGGVFSVMTKTGAVEALIRSAAGAYRRHPLVEKLFIPVFMVLFSIAGATFGMSEEVIPFVLLFIPLALSLGYDSVTGVMIPFIGAGAGFAGAFMNPFTVGIAQGIAELPLFSGFVYRIVCWVVVTAVCTWFVARYARKIKADPKRSITYEADREKRAGLKLDPAEAGEKTNLRHKLVGLTLLLGLGVMIFGVLEYGWYIDKITAVFLGIGLAAGVVGGLRIDEFTDAFIQGAKDLVGTVLIIVLARGILYIAQDGRIIDSILQAMASAVQGAHPAISANGMFIVQSLINFFIPSGSAKAALTMPVMVPLADLTGISRQVAVLAYQFGDGFSNMIVPTSAITMTVLTSGGIPFEKWLKVVWRLQVVLFLTGFALLGAAVLFHWK; this is encoded by the coding sequence ATGACAAAAGCCCGCCGGACCCTGAACACCTACGCCCTGGTCTTCGCCATCATCGTTTTCGTGGCCGTTCTGACCTGGGTTGTTCCCGGCGGCGTCTATGAGCGCCAGGTCGTCGACGGACGCGAGGTCGTCAAAGCCGATTCGTTCCAGAGGGTCCCGGCCAAGCCTCAGGGGCCGTTTGCCGTCCTTATCGCCCCGGTCCGGGGTTTCGCCGACCCGTCCGTGGCGCTGATCGTCGGGTTCGTGCTCATCGTCGGCGGGGTGTTTTCCGTGATGACGAAAACCGGGGCGGTCGAGGCGCTCATCCGGTCGGCGGCCGGAGCCTATCGCCGCCACCCTCTTGTCGAAAAGCTCTTCATCCCCGTCTTCATGGTTCTCTTTTCCATCGCCGGCGCGACGTTCGGCATGAGCGAGGAAGTCATTCCCTTCGTTCTGCTCTTCATCCCCCTGGCGCTGTCCCTCGGTTACGACAGCGTGACCGGCGTCATGATCCCCTTCATCGGGGCCGGGGCCGGTTTCGCGGGCGCTTTCATGAACCCCTTCACCGTGGGCATCGCCCAGGGCATCGCCGAACTGCCGCTCTTTTCCGGGTTCGTCTATCGCATCGTCTGCTGGGTCGTCGTCACCGCGGTCTGCACCTGGTTCGTGGCCCGCTACGCCCGCAAAATCAAGGCCGACCCCAAGCGAAGCATCACTTACGAGGCCGACCGGGAAAAGCGGGCCGGGCTGAAACTCGACCCGGCCGAAGCCGGGGAAAAGACGAACCTCCGGCACAAGCTGGTCGGCCTGACGCTTCTTCTGGGCCTCGGCGTCATGATCTTCGGCGTCCTCGAATACGGCTGGTATATCGACAAGATCACGGCCGTCTTCCTGGGCATCGGGCTTGCGGCGGGGGTCGTCGGCGGGCTGCGGATCGACGAGTTCACGGACGCTTTCATTCAGGGGGCGAAGGATCTTGTGGGGACGGTCCTGATCATCGTTCTGGCCCGGGGCATCCTCTACATCGCCCAGGACGGCCGGATCATCGACTCCATTCTCCAGGCCATGGCCTCCGCCGTCCAGGGCGCTCACCCGGCGATTTCGGCCAACGGCATGTTCATCGTCCAGAGTCTCATCAACTTTTTCATCCCCTCGGGAAGCGCCAAAGCCGCTTTGACCATGCCGGTCATGGTGCCTCTGGCCGATTTGACGGGGATTTCGCGCCAGGTCGCCGTTCTGGCCTACCAGTTCGGCGACGGTTTCTCGAACATGATCGTTCCGACCTCGGCCATCACCATGACCGTCCTCACAAGCGGCGGCATCCCCTTCGAAAAATGGCTCAAGGTCGTCTGGCGCCTGCAGGTCGTGCTGTTTCTGACCGGGTTTGCCCTGCTCGGTGCGGCCGTCTTATTTCATTGGAAATAG